One part of the Bacteroidia bacterium genome encodes these proteins:
- a CDS encoding bifunctional oligoribonuclease/PAP phosphatase NrnA encodes MSVIEELTSLLSSPKRIAITMHRKPDADAIGSSLGLYHFLIQGGHQVSVVSPTDYPDFLKWMPGSDSVLIGPFDPDKANWIFDGADIIFCLDFNALNRLADFEQTVRDSDAMKIMIDHHMEPEGFEDLSYSDEKASSTAELVYRLITELGEEEKVNLASAEAMYAGIMTDTGSFRFTNTSPATHRTVAKLMEIGVNVNMVWENIFNTATPERLRFVGHCLSSCLHVLPELKVAYLKVDREVFRQFPIKTGDTEGLVNYALSLKGVNMGVLLTANDEIIKLSFRSRGNVSSKEFAENFGGGGHFYAAGGRSTTSMEETEKRFLELLEENKDKLLA; translated from the coding sequence ATGTCAGTCATAGAAGAATTAACGTCTCTCTTGTCTTCGCCTAAGAGAATTGCAATCACCATGCACCGCAAACCAGATGCCGATGCTATTGGTTCCTCTCTGGGCTTATATCACTTCCTGATTCAGGGAGGACACCAGGTTTCTGTTGTCTCTCCCACGGATTATCCTGACTTCCTTAAATGGATGCCGGGTTCGGATTCTGTTTTGATCGGACCTTTCGATCCGGATAAGGCCAATTGGATCTTTGATGGTGCAGATATTATTTTCTGCCTGGACTTCAATGCCCTCAATCGTTTGGCAGATTTCGAACAAACCGTACGAGATTCAGATGCAATGAAGATCATGATTGATCATCATATGGAACCGGAAGGTTTTGAAGATCTTTCTTATTCAGATGAAAAAGCTTCCTCAACAGCTGAATTGGTCTATCGACTGATTACAGAGCTGGGAGAGGAGGAGAAAGTAAATCTGGCTTCTGCAGAAGCAATGTATGCCGGGATCATGACTGATACGGGTTCATTCCGCTTCACCAATACTTCTCCTGCCACTCACAGAACTGTAGCCAAATTGATGGAAATAGGGGTAAATGTGAATATGGTATGGGAAAACATCTTCAATACAGCGACTCCCGAGCGGCTACGCTTTGTAGGGCATTGTTTATCCTCCTGTCTCCATGTACTTCCTGAACTTAAGGTGGCTTACCTGAAAGTTGATAGAGAAGTCTTTCGTCAATTTCCTATCAAAACCGGAGATACAGAAGGACTTGTCAATTATGCTTTGAGTTTGAAAGGAGTCAATATGGGGGTATTGCTCACGGCTAATGATGAGATCATTAAGTTGAGTTTTAGAAGCCGTGGAAATGTATCTTCTAAAGAATTCGCCGAAAATTTTGGAGGTGGTGGACACTTCTATGCAGCAGGTGGAAGAAGTACTACTTCTATGGAAGAAACCGAAAAGAGGTTTTTGGAGTTATTAGAAGAGAACAAGGACAAATTATTAGCTTAA
- the ndk gene encoding nucleoside-diphosphate kinase, with product MAGKLTLTIIKPDAVSKNYTGKIIDHIIAGGFKVKAMKMIHMNEREAGGFYAVHSERPFFNDLVEFMTSGPCVPMVLEKDNAVADFRKLIGATNPEQAEDGTVRKLYAESIQNNAIHGSDSDENALIEASYFFSQLEIF from the coding sequence ATGGCCGGTAAGCTAACCCTCACCATTATTAAGCCCGACGCAGTCTCTAAAAATTATACTGGAAAGATCATCGATCACATCATCGCTGGTGGATTCAAAGTTAAAGCGATGAAAATGATCCACATGAACGAACGCGAAGCAGGTGGATTTTATGCGGTTCATAGCGAGCGTCCTTTCTTCAATGATCTGGTTGAGTTTATGACCAGCGGACCTTGTGTTCCTATGGTTTTGGAAAAAGACAATGCAGTTGCAGATTTCCGCAAACTCATCGGGGCAACCAATCCAGAGCAAGCAGAAGATGGAACTGTTCGTAAGCTTTATGCTGAATCTATTCAGAATAATGCTATACATGGATCTGACTCTGATGAAAATGCTTTGATTGAAGCTTCTTACTTCTTTTCACAGCTAGAGATCTTCTAG
- a CDS encoding adenylate/guanylate cyclase domain-containing protein: MNKDSLINLLERGFYGIIVGLIYASLNLDWSMQLYIACALIGFSIGFFTALLDRWLSTTRLRRQQFFIVLSVRTLLYLVVIFVSMVLVLGIYLSLFDAADIPKLRQIFGEWVKEGSFAYTIFYSLVVLLILQIVTLVSRLLGPNVLLNYMMGRYHQPKEEERIFMFLDLRGSTTIAERLGHFKWHRFLNDFFFDIARTVRKTKGEIYQYVGDEVVVSWPKDLGVKKLNAIHCFFWIYDRMENPRTRERYLKRYGYRPVFKAGFHVGKVVVGEIGDYKREIVFHGDTVNTASRIQVECNHYNRRLLLSKTLLDMLDLNEEYTTEYITKILLRGKGEEIELFSLDPA, translated from the coding sequence ATGAATAAAGACAGTCTGATCAATCTCCTGGAGCGAGGCTTTTATGGGATCATTGTAGGTCTTATTTATGCCAGCCTCAATTTGGACTGGAGCATGCAACTCTATATAGCTTGTGCGCTCATAGGATTTTCTATTGGTTTCTTTACCGCTCTCCTGGACCGCTGGTTGTCCACTACACGCCTCAGAAGGCAACAATTTTTCATCGTTCTCAGCGTGCGAACCTTGTTGTATCTGGTGGTGATTTTCGTTTCCATGGTCCTGGTACTTGGAATTTACCTGAGTCTATTTGATGCAGCTGATATTCCCAAACTAAGACAGATTTTTGGAGAATGGGTAAAAGAAGGCTCTTTTGCTTATACCATTTTTTATAGCCTGGTTGTACTCCTCATCCTCCAGATCGTCACCCTGGTCTCTCGTCTACTTGGCCCCAATGTTTTGCTCAATTATATGATGGGGCGCTACCATCAGCCCAAAGAAGAAGAGCGAATCTTTATGTTCCTGGATTTACGGGGCTCGACCACCATCGCCGAACGACTGGGACATTTCAAATGGCATCGCTTTCTCAATGATTTCTTCTTTGATATTGCCCGAACCGTCCGAAAAACGAAAGGAGAGATTTATCAATATGTGGGGGATGAAGTAGTCGTTTCCTGGCCCAAAGATCTGGGAGTCAAAAAACTCAATGCTATTCATTGCTTTTTCTGGATTTATGATCGTATGGAGAATCCCCGAACCAGAGAAAGGTACCTAAAGCGATACGGATACAGACCGGTCTTTAAAGCAGGTTTTCATGTAGGCAAAGTTGTGGTAGGAGAAATCGGAGATTATAAACGAGAAATTGTTTTTCATGGAGATACGGTAAATACCGCCTCTCGCATTCAGGTAGAATGCAATCATTACAACCGCCGACTCCTCCTTTCCAAAACCCTCCTTGATATGCTAGACCTTAATGAAGAATACACGACCGAGTATATCACCAAGATTCTCCTTAGGGGCAAGGGAGAAGAAATAGAACTCTTTAGCCTCGATCCCGCCTGA